A stretch of DNA from Natrinema halophilum:
CTGGGCCTCGAGGTGAGGGGTGGAACGAACTCAGTCGTCGGTCATCGGTGTCGAATCGACGTAAACGAGTTCGTCCGCGTTCTCGAGCAGGCGCACGCCCCAGGTGACGGTAATGGGGACGAGCGCAGTCGTGAAGACGGCGATGAAGATCAGGATCGAGAACAGGGACTGGTCGATGATCTCGGCGCGAAACGCGACCTCTGCGATGACGATTTCGACTGTTCCGCGACCATTCATCCCGAATCCGATGACGAGGCCCTCGCGTGAGGTGAGGGCTGTCGGGAGCGCGAACAACCAGGAGCCGATGATTTTGCCGAGGAACGCGATGGCGACGAGCACGACGAGCACGTTGGGGGTATCGGAAACCACGTCGAAGGTGATCTGGAACCCGACCGTGACGAAGAAGACGGGGGCAAACAAGCCCACTGCGAGGTCGTAGATGACCGTTTCCATGTGGTCGTGCAGTTCCGATTCGACGTCGGCCTGTCGGAGAAACAGTCCAGCCACGAACCCGCCGATGATCATGTGCAGTTCCGCAATCGTCGCGAGCTGTGCGAACAGCAGGGAGACGAGAAAGGCAAACGTGAACGCGGTCGTCCGGTCGACGAAGCCGTATCGTTCCCGCTGACGTTCGATGTACCGCCACGCGATCGGCAAGAAGCGATAGCCTAAGACGAATGTCGCCGCGAAAAAGCCGACCACCTTGAGGAGGATCACGCCGATCTCGACTGGATTGAGCCTGACGGCCGTCACGTAGCTATCGATCGCCGCGTACGCGATAAGGACGCCCACGTCGGAGGCGAGGGCCCCGCCGAGTAACACGTTCGCGATCCGGGTATCGAGCAGATCGAGATCGGTAAGGATACGCGACTTCGTTGCCAACGACGTGGCGGCCATCGCGAGTCCGAGGAACAGTGCCGCCTCGACGGTACTGCCGAGCCAGATGCCTGCCGCGTATCCCAACCCGAACGGGATGACGAAGGCGCCGAAAGCGATCACCAGGGACTCGGAACCGAGGTTGAACAGCTCCTGCAAGTCGACTTCCATGCCAACGTAGACCATCAGAAGGAACACGCCGAGTTCGGATAGCACTGAAAGCAATTCGGACGGGCGGAGGACCCCGAGCAACGCGGGACCGAACGCAATGCCGGCGAACAGCTCCCCCATCATGGTCGGATAGCCGATCCGTTCGGCAAGCGCACCGAAGACCCACGCTACGGAGAGAACGAGGAAGAGACTTAGTATGTCGATTCTGACGGTCTCGACCATCGGTTGTCACCACGTTCTGCAGGTCGACCGAGCACCGCGCTGTCCGCTGCTGTCTACCCACCAGCAGGGGCTGTCACGTGGACATCGCATAGTGAACCGGCTCACGTGACTTCGTCACCTCGCGGGCTCTTTACTGACTGGGGTAGACGTCAGTCGTCGGTACTGGTCTCCGGCTCACCGACCTCGAGATCGTCGCCGACCGAGGGTGCCCCCGGCGCGCCGGTTACGTCGACGTACCGCCAGGTACCTCTGCGATACCACCCGTATGCGAGGCCGGCACCGAGGACGTTCGAGACGGCGAAGGCGAGCCAGATTCCCCGGTATCCCATCCCCGTTTGTGAGAGGATCGCTGCGATCGGTAGCCGGACCAGGGCGTAGATTACGAGGACGATCGCGGCTGCGGTAAGCGTCTTCCCGGTGCCGCGGAAGCTGCCATTGTAGGCGCGCATCACACCGATGAATCCGAACGACGGCGCGACGTATCTAAGGAACGTGACGCCGACGTCGATGACGGCCGGATCGTCGGTGAACACGGCAGTGATGGGGCGCGCGCCGATCCACGCTACCACGCCAAGCGCCCCGAGAACGACGAACATAGTCCGAGCCGCGAAGTCGGCAGCGGCCTTCGCGCGGTCCGGTTTGTTCGCTCCGACGTTCTGGCCGGTCATCGTCTCGACGCCGCGAGCGACCGCGATCGCCGGGAGGAAGATGACCGAGAACACCCGCGTTCCAATTCCGTATGCGGCGACGACAGTATCCGGGAAGAAGGCGACGATCACCAGCAGTAGGTTGATCGACAGTGCGCGGCCCATCCCCTCGATCGACGCCGGAAAGCCGATGCTGACGAGCTTCGTCGCAAAGGAGAAGTCGGGACGCATCTGTCCGAGGCGGATGCGGACCCCTCGCGTGCCACTGAACATGATCCCGAGCCCCACGACGAGCGCGAGAGAGCGGGAGAAGACCGTCGCGATCGCCGCGCCTTCGATTCCGAGTTCGGGAAACGGTCCCCAGCCGAAGATCAGGAACGGGTCGAGAATGACGTTCAGCAATACCGAGCCAAACATCACTAGCATCGGCGTGATCGTGTCGCCGTAGCCTCGCATGAGAGCGATGAAGACGAAGAAGCCGAACATGAACGGCATCCCGAGCGAGATAACCTGCATGTACTCGGTGGCCAGCGGCAACACGTCCGACGACGCGCCGAGAAGGCCGAGCAGCTCCTCGACGAAGCCGTAGCCGACGAATCCGAGAAGTATCGCTGCGAGCAGCGACAGCGCCACCGTCTGCGAGGCGGCGTACTCCGCGTCGGACTCCTCGTCCGCACCGATGTGCTGGGCGACGAGGACGCTCCCGGCGACCGACAGTCCCATTCCGACCGAAATAAGCAAGAAGACCATCGGGAACGCGAAGCTGATCGCGGCCAGCGCGTCCGTGCTGTACTGTCCGAGCCAGAACGTGTCGATGAGGTTGTACGCCGTTTGCAGTAGATTCGTTACGATGATCGGCAAAGAGAGATAGAATAGCGGTTTCGCGATGTCGCCCGACGTGAGGTCGAACTCCTCGCGACTTTTGAACACCACGGAGAGCCGATCGAAGCGGCGCGTGACCCACGCGACGAGTCTGTCGAGTAGACTCATTTGCCGGCCTCCGCCTCGCCGTCCGCGACCGTCGGTTCTTCACTACTCGAGCCGTCAGCTCGAAGCGTACTGTCGATGTACTCGTGGACGGACTGTTTCGTGTGCTCCGGCGACCGATCGACCGCGGCGGCCCGCGTTTGCGCTCCGTGAAACAGTGTCACGAGAAAGTCGGCCGTTTCGTCCGGATCGATGCCGTCCCGAAACTCCCCGGTCTCGATGCCGTCCGCGACGAATCCGGCGGTGCGATCGCGGAGCGCGCGGTCGAACTCGCTCAATCGCTCCCGATACGCCTCGTTATACGGCGACTGTGCCTTAATCTCGAGTATTGCCGTCCGAAACTCCTCCGCTGAATCCTCGTCGGACGGTGTCAGCAGTTCGTCGAAGAACTCGTGGAGTTTCTCGGACGGCGTCTCGCCGGGGATGGTTTCGGTTCGTTCCTCGAACCTGTCCAGAATGTACTCCAGAAACGACTCGAGGAGGTCCTGTTTGCCCTCGAAGTGGTAGTGAAGCGTCCCTTTGCTCTTTGTCGATTCCGCGGCGATGTCCTGCATCGTCAACTCCGCGTAGCCGTGTTTACACAGGGCGCAATACGTCGCTTCCATGAGGTCGTTGATCGTATCGTCCGCCATGCAGGATGGTTCTACAGGACCTTACTGACTGGTCAGTCAAAAGGGCTTCGTAACCGGAGGATCGCGTTCGATTGGTCTGCTCAAACTGTGTGAAGGACGGCGATTCTCGAGTGCGAACGCGGCTAGTCCCGGTCGCGCAACCGATCGAGGACTTCCTCTGCGTTCGCGACGGCTTGCTCTTTTTTCGCCGGATACGCTTCGACCTTTCCGCGGAACGTGATGCCGTCGCCGAGGCGCACGTCGCCCTGGAAGGCGGCCTGCTTGTCGAGGCGCAGGAATAGTTCGGTGTTCTCGGTGACCCGCTCGTCGAGTTCGTCGATCAGATCGTCGAAGGTCTCGAGGTCGGCCAGCCGAGAGAGGACGTGGCGGACGTCGTCGGCCTTTTCGACGCGAGCCGAAAGAACGAGGATACGGTCGCCGTAGTGGCCCTCGCTCTCTGTGCGGTCGATTTCAAGCGGTTCGTCGTCGTCCGGGAGGAAGGTTCGCAGCGCTTCCTCGACGCGCTTTTCGTCCTCGGTGGCGTAGCAGAACGTTCGTAAGTCGACGTAGTGAAGCGGGATCTGTGGCATCTACGAGTCGAATGTCCGAGTAGTGCTCGGCCGGTGGTGACGGGAGCGACCGGCTCGAGCGAGCGTGACTGGGCCGCTGTTATTCCTCGTCGTCGGCCGCCTCGAGGTCGTCCTCGGGAACGCCGGCCTCCTGACCATCGTCGAAGCTGATCGTATACGTGACGTCACCGAACATGGACTCCATCGTCTGGGTCACCGTGCCGGTTTCGCCGTCGAATTCGCTGTGCTCGTCGTGCAGAACGACGCGGTCGTCTTCCTCGAAGCTCATGAGGGGTGTTTCCCCGGCGGCGTGTAAAAAGGGACTGATTTGGATGCCCCGCCGTTGAAGCTCTCGTGAGCATCCGGTCGACGGTTCGTCCGTCTGGTCCGGTACCTGGTGGTCTGTCTGTCGATGCATTTCTTCCAGCGAGTACCCGATATCGTCTGCAACCTAGCCTTTCGGCGCGAAAGCCGTTCAGGCCTCCACTTCTACGTCGAGTTCCTCGAGCAGAGTTTCGGCGGCCGCGCTCGAGGAGCCCGGGCCCCGGCCCGTGATGAGGTCGCCGTCGACGGTGACGCTCGTGTCGGCGTCGAGTTCGGCGTCCCAGTTTCCGCCTGCCGCTTTCACTTCGTCTTCGACCCAGTAGGGGAGCTTTCGACCGTCGGGCATCCGGTCTGCCTCGTCGACGATGCCCTCCTCCCAGGCGTTGGGGAAGCCGGTCACATCGCGCCCGTTGACGATGAACGCGCCGTGGCTATCGCGGGCGAACGCGAGCATGCCGACGGCGTGACAGACGACCATCGCTTTTCCGTGGCCTTCCACGATTTCCCGGAGGAGCTTTCGGGCGTGTTTGTCCTGGTTGATGTCCCATTCGGTCCCGTGGCCGCCGGGGAAGACGACGGTGTCGTATCCCTCCGCGTCGGCCTGTGCGACCGAGATCGGATCGTTCAGTCGCTCGTCGTTCTCGATGACCGATCGGGCATGCTCGGCGGTCTCTTCGCCGACCTGGTCGGGATCGAGCGACCGCTCGTCGACCACCGGTGGACTGCCCGACGGCGTCGCAACCGTAATCTCTACTCCCGCATCCGAGAGCGTCTCGAGCGGTTCGACACATTCCTCTGCCCAGTAGCCTTCCTCGCTGACGACGAACAGTGCTTCCGTCATGTTTGGGCCTATGGCAGGCAGCGTAAAAACAACCAGCCCACCTGTTGGTTCTGCCGCAACTTTGACTGATAACATATCGGATCCGAAGAGAATCACCGCTTCTGAGAGTGGTCTTTTTCGCGGTCGGCTTCCTACATACGAGATACCATGGCAGACCGCTCTCGACCGTTCGACGGGATCGAGGAACTGCTCAACCGACTGAACCGCCAGATCGAAACGACGGCGCGGTCGTGGGAAACGCAAGTCGACAACCGGAGCCGCCTCGATCTCTCGATCGGTGACTCGGCGACTAGCATCGACCTCAAAGACGAGGGTGACGAGTTCGTCGTCACCGCCGACGTTCCAGGGTACGAAAGCGACGACCTCGAATTGCGACTATCCAGCGACACACTCACCGTTTCCGGAAACCGTGAACGCACACAGGAGGTCGGCGACGACGCGGCGACCTACATCCGACGAGAACGGACGATGCAATCGTTTAGCCGTCAGATCCGCCTGCCCGAGTCGGTCGACGTCGACTCGGTCCGAGCCAGCGTCAACAACGGTATGCTGACGGTCCGACTTCCCAAGCGGGTGACGAGCGACGAGTCACACTCCATCGATATCGACTGAGGCGCCCGTGGAGCTATCGGTTCCACGTCACTCGTCGAGGTTCAACGCGTCGAAAAATCTGTTCGTGAGTCGACTGCCGACGAACTCGAGCAATTCGTCCACGTCACCTTCGTCGTCGGCAAATAGTCCGAGTTCGATTCGGCCGCCAGCCATATCGTGGTGGCCGCCAACGGCACCCAGTTCATCGAACGCCGACCGGAGGGTCTGGCCCATGTTGACACGGGGATCGATGGAGCGGCCGCTCAGGCGAATCGCGTCGCCGATAATGCCATAGGCCAACACCGTATCCACGCCTTCGAGATTGAGCAGGTAGTCCGCCGCCTGGGGAAGTGCATCCGTCTCGGTAGTTTGGCCGACGCTCGCAATCATCGCTGAACCCCGCCGGTCTCGGCTGACTATCGCTCGACCGATGGCATCGAGCGTTCCCGGTGTGAACGCGCTGCCGTACAACTGCTCTAAAATTTCGAGGTTCGCATCGGAGTAGACTGCCAGCGCGGCCTCGTACTCGCGTCGCGTGGGTTCGCGGACGAAGTCGAGTCGCTCTCGGTGGAGCGCAAAGAGCAGCGCCGAAGCGAGTCTCGTCGTCAGATCTATCTCGAGGTCGCGAAGGTATTCGACGAAAATAGTCGCCGTGGCGCCGTAATCGGTACGCACGTCTTCGTACGTTGCCTGACTCGATTCGCCAGGGTGATGATCGACGACGATGTCGGGGGTGACTTGTTCCGGTACTTCGGTATTCATTCCTGGCACGGTGTGGTCGACGAAACTGATCGTGTCGTACTCGCCGATGTCAGTCCGCGAAATGGTCCGGAGGCTGATGTCGAGCATGTTGACGAACGCACGATTTTGCTGATGCGATATCTCGCCCCCGTAGGTAATCGTCACGTCGGTTACGTCGTGTTCTGTTGCGATCGACTCGAATGCGAGCGCGCTGGCGAGACAGTCAGGATCCGGATTGTCGTGACAGACGATCGCCAGCGACTCGGTCGTCTCGAGGGCGGACACGAGGTCGGCCGCACGCGACATATTCGCCATACGTTGACGAGACGCTTGAATCCCGCGTCGCGTTTCGGTGTCAGCGACCGATTCCGACGGCGGTAATTCCCGTTTGGCGGTTTCCTTTCGATCGAATTTTCCCCGATCGGGCCAGACGAGAACAGGCCTTTGACGGCCTTTTCTGGCGGCTGAGCCGGTATGCGTGGGAAGAACGCATACTTATTTCAATGCGATTCCTCAATGGCGAGTATGCGCGATGTATATCTCGTCGGTGCGGGACAGTCGGACTACGGGGCTTTCCCATCGGAAAGTTACCGGTCACTGTTCCGGACGGCATTCGAGGCGGCGGTAAGCAGCGTACCGAACGGACTCGAGGCCGAGGACATCGACGAAGCGTTCGTCGGCAACCTCGGCGTGGGCGGCCGCCAAATTGGACTTTCCGGGCCAGCTGTGACCGAACACGTTGGACTCGACGGCGTTCCCACGACGCGGGTCGAAAACGCATGCGCGGCAAGCGGATTTGCCGTTCGACAGGCGGTACAGGCCGTCAAATCCGGAATTGCCGACGTCGCTCTCGCAGGCGGATTCGAGGTCATGTCGGACATGAGTTCCGACGCGACGAAATACTGGC
This window harbors:
- a CDS encoding Hsp20/alpha crystallin family protein, with product MADRSRPFDGIEELLNRLNRQIETTARSWETQVDNRSRLDLSIGDSATSIDLKDEGDEFVVTADVPGYESDDLELRLSSDTLTVSGNRERTQEVGDDAATYIRRERTMQSFSRQIRLPESVDVDSVRASVNNGMLTVRLPKRVTSDESHSIDID
- a CDS encoding RNA-binding protein, producing MPQIPLHYVDLRTFCYATEDEKRVEEALRTFLPDDDEPLEIDRTESEGHYGDRILVLSARVEKADDVRHVLSRLADLETFDDLIDELDERVTENTELFLRLDKQAAFQGDVRLGDGITFRGKVEAYPAKKEQAVANAEEVLDRLRDRD
- a CDS encoding type 1 glutamine amidotransferase domain-containing protein, which gives rise to MTEALFVVSEEGYWAEECVEPLETLSDAGVEITVATPSGSPPVVDERSLDPDQVGEETAEHARSVIENDERLNDPISVAQADAEGYDTVVFPGGHGTEWDINQDKHARKLLREIVEGHGKAMVVCHAVGMLAFARDSHGAFIVNGRDVTGFPNAWEEGIVDEADRMPDGRKLPYWVEDEVKAAGGNWDAELDADTSVTVDGDLITGRGPGSSSAAAETLLEELDVEVEA
- a CDS encoding TetR/AcrR family transcriptional regulator; its protein translation is MADDTINDLMEATYCALCKHGYAELTMQDIAAESTKSKGTLHYHFEGKQDLLESFLEYILDRFEERTETIPGETPSEKLHEFFDELLTPSDEDSAEEFRTAILEIKAQSPYNEAYRERLSEFDRALRDRTAGFVADGIETGEFRDGIDPDETADFLVTLFHGAQTRAAAVDRSPEHTKQSVHEYIDSTLRADGSSSEEPTVADGEAEAGK
- a CDS encoding DUF1918 domain-containing protein, with the translated sequence MSFEEDDRVVLHDEHSEFDGETGTVTQTMESMFGDVTYTISFDDGQEAGVPEDDLEAADDEE
- a CDS encoding cation:proton antiporter, with product MVETVRIDILSLFLVLSVAWVFGALAERIGYPTMMGELFAGIAFGPALLGVLRPSELLSVLSELGVFLLMVYVGMEVDLQELFNLGSESLVIAFGAFVIPFGLGYAAGIWLGSTVEAALFLGLAMAATSLATKSRILTDLDLLDTRIANVLLGGALASDVGVLIAYAAIDSYVTAVRLNPVEIGVILLKVVGFFAATFVLGYRFLPIAWRYIERQRERYGFVDRTTAFTFAFLVSLLFAQLATIAELHMIIGGFVAGLFLRQADVESELHDHMETVIYDLAVGLFAPVFFVTVGFQITFDVVSDTPNVLVVLVAIAFLGKIIGSWLFALPTALTSREGLVIGFGMNGRGTVEIVIAEVAFRAEIIDQSLFSILIFIAVFTTALVPITVTWGVRLLENADELVYVDSTPMTDD
- a CDS encoding DHH family phosphoesterase, with translation MSRAADLVSALETTESLAIVCHDNPDPDCLASALAFESIATEHDVTDVTITYGGEISHQQNRAFVNMLDISLRTISRTDIGEYDTISFVDHTVPGMNTEVPEQVTPDIVVDHHPGESSQATYEDVRTDYGATATIFVEYLRDLEIDLTTRLASALLFALHRERLDFVREPTRREYEAALAVYSDANLEILEQLYGSAFTPGTLDAIGRAIVSRDRRGSAMIASVGQTTETDALPQAADYLLNLEGVDTVLAYGIIGDAIRLSGRSIDPRVNMGQTLRSAFDELGAVGGHHDMAGGRIELGLFADDEGDVDELLEFVGSRLTNRFFDALNLDE
- a CDS encoding MATE family efflux transporter is translated as MSLLDRLVAWVTRRFDRLSVVFKSREEFDLTSGDIAKPLFYLSLPIIVTNLLQTAYNLIDTFWLGQYSTDALAAISFAFPMVFLLISVGMGLSVAGSVLVAQHIGADEESDAEYAASQTVALSLLAAILLGFVGYGFVEELLGLLGASSDVLPLATEYMQVISLGMPFMFGFFVFIALMRGYGDTITPMLVMFGSVLLNVILDPFLIFGWGPFPELGIEGAAIATVFSRSLALVVGLGIMFSGTRGVRIRLGQMRPDFSFATKLVSIGFPASIEGMGRALSINLLLVIVAFFPDTVVAAYGIGTRVFSVIFLPAIAVARGVETMTGQNVGANKPDRAKAAADFAARTMFVVLGALGVVAWIGARPITAVFTDDPAVIDVGVTFLRYVAPSFGFIGVMRAYNGSFRGTGKTLTAAAIVLVIYALVRLPIAAILSQTGMGYRGIWLAFAVSNVLGAGLAYGWYRRGTWRYVDVTGAPGAPSVGDDLEVGEPETSTDD